One part of the Odontesthes bonariensis isolate fOdoBon6 chromosome 13, fOdoBon6.hap1, whole genome shotgun sequence genome encodes these proteins:
- the LOC142397970 gene encoding heterogeneous nuclear ribonucleoproteins A2/B1-like, with protein sequence MAAKLCKLFVGGLNVETTDEGLRKYFEQYGALTDCVVVMNQQLGRSRCFGFITYSTPEEADAAMAAKPHVVEGNNVELKRAIAREDANNPDILANVKKIFVGGVKDHIEAENLTEYFSQFGAVEKAEIISDKQTGRKRGFGFVFFEDTDSATKAALTKYHTINGNKVEVKKALTKQEMSTGGRGGRGRGRGMQNYGGGRGGGGYGGGYSGGYGSNYGGGYGYGGGYNGGGGYGSYGGYDEYDSQMGGGYSNGDFGDGYGQQQSNYGAMKGGNYSYRSGAPYRGGGGGGGGGGSYGRGGGFSGGY encoded by the coding sequence ATGGCGGCGAAACTCTGCAAGCTTTTTGTAGGAGGACTGAACGTGGAGACCACAGACGAAGGCCTCCGTAAGTATTTCGAGCAGTATGGGGCGCTCACCGACTGTGTTGTGGTTATGAACCAGCAACTCGGACGGTCCCGCTGCTTCGGCTTCATCACCTACTCGACGCCGGAGGAGGCCGACGCAGCAATGGCGGCTAAGCCACATGTCGTCGAAGGCAACAACGTGGAGCTGAAACGGGCCATAGCGCGAGAAGACGCGAACAACCCGGACATCCTCGCAAACGTCAAGAAAATTTTTGTCGGGGGCGTGAAAGACCACATCGAGGCCGAGAACCTGACCGAGTACTTCTCGCAGTTCGGCGCAGTGGAGAAGGCCGAGATCATCTCCGACAAGCAGACCGGCAGGAAGAGGGGCTTCGGCTTTGTCTTCTTCGAGGACACCGACTCCGCCACCAAAGCGGCGCTGACCAAATACCACACCATCAACGGGAacaaggtggaggtgaagaaggcTCTCACTAAACAGGAGATGTCCACAGGCGGCCGCGGAGGAAGAGGTCGAGGAAGAGGGATGCAGAACTATGGCGGCGGGAGAGGAGGTGGTGGCTACGGAGGAGGCTACAGCGGTGGCTACGGCAGCAATTACGGAGGTGGCTACGGCTACGGTGGGGGCTACAACGGCGGTGGAGGCTACGGGAGTTATGGAGGATACGACGAATATGACAGCCAAATGGGGGGCGGCTACAGTAACGGTGACTTTGGGGATGGCTACGGACAGCAGCAGTCAAATTATGGAGCAATGAAGGGGGGCAACTATTCCTACAGGAGCGGAGCTCCttacagaggaggaggaggcggaggaggaggaggcgggaGCTACGGCCGGGGTGGTGGGTTTAGCGGTGGCTATTAG